The proteins below come from a single Streptomyces sp. SCSIO 75703 genomic window:
- the npdG gene encoding NADPH-dependent F420 reductase: MTSSDSAAQKAPAKDPWDLPDVSGLVVGVLGGTGPQGKGLAYRLARAGQKVIVGSRAAERARDAAADIGLGVEGADNAETARRSDLVIVAVPWEGHGATLESLRTELAGKLVVDCVNPLGFDKKGAYALKPEEGSAAEQAAALLPDSRVTAAFHHLSAVLLQDREIDEIDTDVMVLGEARADVETVQALAGRIPGMRGVFAGRLRGAHQVESLVANLISVNRRYKAHAGLRVTDV, from the coding sequence ATGACCTCTTCCGACAGTGCTGCACAGAAGGCCCCCGCCAAGGACCCCTGGGACCTGCCCGACGTCTCCGGTCTCGTCGTCGGCGTCCTCGGCGGGACCGGCCCCCAGGGCAAGGGCCTCGCCTACCGGCTCGCCCGCGCCGGCCAGAAGGTGATCGTCGGCTCCCGCGCCGCCGAGCGCGCCCGGGACGCCGCCGCGGACATCGGGCTGGGCGTCGAGGGCGCCGACAACGCCGAGACCGCCCGCCGCAGCGACCTCGTCATCGTCGCCGTGCCCTGGGAGGGCCACGGCGCCACCCTGGAGTCGCTGCGCACGGAACTCGCCGGCAAGCTCGTCGTCGACTGCGTCAACCCGCTCGGCTTCGACAAGAAGGGCGCCTACGCCCTGAAGCCCGAGGAGGGCAGCGCCGCCGAGCAGGCCGCCGCGCTGCTCCCCGACAGCCGGGTCACCGCCGCCTTCCACCACCTGTCGGCCGTCCTGCTCCAGGACCGGGAGATCGACGAGATCGACACCGACGTGATGGTGCTCGGCGAGGCGCGGGCCGACGTGGAGACCGTCCAGGCCCTCGCCGGCCGCATCCCCGGCATGCGCGGCGTCTTCGCCGGCCGGCTGCGAGGCGCCCACCAGGTCGAGTCGCTGGTCGCCAACCTGATCTCCGTGAACCGCCGCTACAAGGCCCACGCCGGGCTCCGCGTGACGGACGTATGA
- a CDS encoding site-2 protease family protein, producing MASVPVRPDDRRVSPVFLGIAAVAAVAGWAAWTGFGDVPGFAVFLFVTAAWIVSLCLHEYAHARTALHAGDPTVGAKGYLTLNPLTYTHPLLSIVLPVVFVALGGIGLPGGAVSIERGRIRGRLRHSLVSAAGPLTNVLFAVVCTAPFWLDALDGVPPAFRSALAFLALLQVTAAILNFLPVPGLDGYGVVEPWLPPGVRRQAEPFARYGLLLAVALLLWVPVVNGVFFDVVHAVLCGLGVDESASSCGFALYRFWEDGGLCAVTG from the coding sequence ATGGCCAGCGTCCCCGTCCGCCCAGACGATCGGCGGGTCAGTCCCGTGTTCCTCGGGATCGCGGCCGTCGCCGCGGTGGCCGGGTGGGCCGCCTGGACCGGGTTCGGGGACGTGCCGGGGTTCGCGGTGTTCCTGTTCGTGACGGCCGCCTGGATCGTCTCGCTCTGCCTGCACGAGTACGCGCACGCCCGTACCGCCCTGCACGCCGGCGATCCCACGGTCGGCGCGAAGGGCTACCTCACCCTGAACCCGCTGACGTACACGCACCCCCTGCTCAGCATCGTGCTGCCGGTGGTGTTCGTGGCGCTGGGCGGGATCGGCCTGCCCGGCGGCGCCGTCTCCATCGAGCGCGGGCGGATCCGGGGGCGCCTGCGGCACAGCCTGGTCTCGGCCGCGGGGCCGCTGACGAACGTGCTGTTCGCCGTGGTGTGCACGGCCCCGTTCTGGCTGGACGCGCTGGACGGCGTGCCGCCCGCCTTCCGCTCCGCCCTCGCCTTCCTCGCCCTGCTCCAGGTCACGGCGGCGATCCTGAACTTCCTGCCGGTGCCGGGCCTGGACGGGTACGGCGTGGTCGAGCCCTGGCTCCCGCCCGGGGTGCGGCGGCAGGCCGAGCCGTTCGCCCGGTACGGCCTGCTCCTCGCGGTCGCGCTGCTGCTGTGGGTGCCGGTGGTCAACGGCGTGTTCTTCGACGTGGTGCACGCCGTCCTGTGCGGCCTCGGGGTCGACGAGTCCGCCTCGTCGTGCGGCTTCGCGCTCTACCGGTTCTGGGAGGACGGCGGTCTCTGCGCCGTCACCGGGTGA
- a CDS encoding BTAD domain-containing putative transcriptional regulator yields the protein MDPVRYRILGTTQALRTDGTAVPVGGARLRALLTVLALRPGRTVPAGLLVEEVWGADPPADATGALQALVGRLRRTLGPDAVASADGGYRLASAPDDVDLHRFERLAGEGTRALADGDPAKAAEILDDALALWRDPALADLPDRAAEAARRETRRLDVLRARHTAALDLGRAEESLPELTALCDGHPLDEPLQALRLRALRDTGRTAEALAGYEAVRRLLADRLGTGPGPGLRALHAGLLGPPAGNAPPAPAPAPRDTRPRGNLRARLTSFVGRDADLQALRADLAATRLVTLLGPGGSGKTRLSQEAAEHAGPAARDGVWLAELAPVDDPDAVPEAVLTAVGARETVLFGAGAEELRAVADRRATAVERLVEHCGPRRLLIVLDNCEHVVEAAARLTEELLARCPGLTVLATSREPLGVPGELLRPVEPLSEPAALRLLADRGAAARPGFRTEDDPEACAEICRRLDGLPLAIELAAARLRMLTPRQIADRLDDRFRLLTSGSRTVRPRQQTLRAVVDWSWDLLDEDEREVLRRLSVFAGGCDLAAAEAVCGPAALDALGSLVDKSLVVAAPVPDAESGDGMRYRLLETVAEYAAERLDESGGRAAAARAHLTHYRELARTTDPLLRGSRQLAAIARLEREYENLRTALRHALAERDEQEALSLTLSLVWYWQIRDLRVESRTWFAEVMALGPDPFAEPVVPARPVWERCTAAPPPMTGEVLAEARRGVHLAHLACMDTELDAWQTPRAKEKLRAIARTYEPGMPQTCVSPGLFWFFAVMLSGDMPRLRVIADAAVATCRATPGYDWELAGALQMRANLFANRTDWAGDAGRDADESLAIYRRLGDAWGAAEALSARAEAREREGAYLLAAADYEAAAEHAERLGAPAQVAVLGARLGSALLEAGRGEEGERVLRDVVDRARGMIHNGAMPAARLFLSVRLGMTGRTAEAREQVRLVREEFAISHFVVFDAVILAIEAWLDTLEGLDEECLVKSRRVLRLAEDPLSATFAPNMRSAYLTVAAAALARVDGGSRARDAARLIGAADAALPPRHVLSAQERDARARAVRRAGRALGPEAYRAAYAEGGGLSPREAAALV from the coding sequence ATGGACCCCGTGCGCTACCGCATCCTCGGCACGACCCAGGCACTCCGCACCGACGGCACCGCCGTCCCGGTCGGCGGGGCGCGGCTGCGTGCCCTGCTCACCGTCCTCGCCCTGCGGCCCGGCCGCACCGTGCCCGCCGGACTGCTGGTCGAGGAGGTCTGGGGCGCGGACCCGCCCGCCGACGCGACCGGCGCCCTCCAGGCACTGGTCGGCCGGCTGCGCCGGACGCTCGGCCCCGACGCGGTCGCCTCCGCCGACGGCGGCTACCGGCTCGCCTCCGCCCCCGACGACGTCGACCTGCACCGCTTCGAGCGGCTGGCCGGCGAGGGCACCCGCGCCCTGGCCGACGGCGACCCCGCCAAGGCCGCCGAGATCCTGGACGACGCCCTCGCCCTCTGGCGCGACCCCGCCCTCGCCGACCTGCCCGACCGCGCCGCCGAGGCGGCCCGCCGGGAGACCCGGCGCCTGGACGTGCTGCGCGCCCGCCACACCGCCGCCCTCGACCTCGGCCGGGCCGAGGAGTCGCTGCCCGAGCTGACCGCCCTGTGCGACGGCCACCCCCTCGACGAACCCCTCCAGGCCCTGCGGCTGCGCGCCCTGCGCGACACCGGACGCACCGCCGAGGCCCTCGCCGGCTACGAGGCCGTACGGCGCCTGCTCGCCGACCGGCTCGGCACCGGCCCCGGCCCCGGACTGCGCGCCCTGCACGCCGGGCTCCTCGGCCCCCCGGCGGGGAACGCGCCGCCCGCCCCGGCCCCCGCACCGCGGGACACCCGCCCCCGCGGCAACCTCCGCGCCCGCCTCACCTCCTTCGTCGGCCGCGACGCCGACCTCCAGGCGCTCCGCGCCGACCTGGCCGCCACCCGCCTGGTCACCCTCCTCGGCCCCGGCGGCTCCGGGAAGACCCGCCTGTCCCAGGAGGCCGCCGAGCACGCCGGGCCCGCCGCCCGCGACGGGGTGTGGCTCGCCGAACTCGCCCCCGTCGACGACCCCGACGCCGTGCCCGAGGCCGTCCTGACCGCCGTCGGCGCCCGCGAGACCGTGCTGTTCGGCGCCGGCGCCGAGGAACTGCGGGCCGTCGCCGACCGGCGGGCCACCGCCGTCGAACGCCTCGTCGAGCACTGCGGCCCGCGCCGCCTGCTGATCGTCCTGGACAACTGCGAACACGTCGTCGAGGCCGCCGCCCGCCTCACCGAGGAACTGCTCGCCCGCTGCCCCGGCCTGACCGTCCTCGCCACCAGCCGCGAACCCCTCGGCGTCCCCGGCGAACTGCTGCGCCCCGTCGAACCGCTCTCCGAACCGGCCGCGCTGCGGCTGCTCGCCGACCGGGGCGCCGCCGCGCGGCCCGGCTTCCGCACCGAGGACGACCCGGAGGCGTGCGCCGAGATCTGCCGCCGCCTCGACGGACTGCCCCTCGCCATCGAACTGGCCGCCGCCCGGCTGCGGATGCTCACCCCCCGCCAGATCGCCGACCGGCTCGACGACCGCTTCCGCCTGCTCACCTCCGGCAGCCGCACCGTCCGCCCCCGCCAGCAGACCCTGCGCGCGGTCGTCGACTGGTCCTGGGACCTGCTCGACGAGGACGAACGCGAGGTGCTGCGCCGCCTCTCCGTCTTCGCCGGCGGCTGCGACCTGGCCGCCGCCGAGGCCGTCTGCGGTCCCGCCGCCCTGGACGCCCTCGGCTCCCTCGTCGACAAGTCCCTCGTCGTCGCCGCCCCCGTACCGGACGCCGAGTCCGGCGACGGCATGCGCTACCGGCTCCTGGAGACCGTCGCCGAGTACGCCGCCGAACGCCTCGACGAGAGCGGCGGACGCGCCGCCGCCGCCCGCGCGCACCTCACCCACTACCGCGAACTCGCCCGCACCACCGACCCGTTGCTGCGCGGATCCCGCCAACTGGCCGCCATCGCCCGGCTGGAGCGCGAGTACGAGAACCTGCGCACCGCCCTGCGCCACGCCCTCGCCGAACGCGACGAGCAGGAGGCGCTGAGCCTCACCCTGTCCCTGGTCTGGTACTGGCAGATCCGCGACCTGCGCGTGGAGTCGCGCACCTGGTTCGCGGAGGTGATGGCGCTCGGCCCCGACCCCTTCGCCGAACCGGTCGTGCCGGCCCGGCCGGTGTGGGAGCGGTGCACGGCCGCGCCGCCCCCGATGACCGGCGAGGTCCTCGCCGAGGCCCGGCGCGGCGTCCACCTGGCCCACCTGGCCTGCATGGACACCGAACTGGACGCCTGGCAGACCCCGCGGGCCAAGGAGAAGCTGCGCGCCATCGCCCGCACCTACGAACCGGGCATGCCCCAGACCTGCGTCAGCCCCGGCCTGTTCTGGTTCTTCGCGGTGATGCTCAGCGGCGACATGCCCCGGCTGCGCGTGATCGCGGACGCCGCCGTCGCCACCTGCCGCGCCACCCCCGGCTACGACTGGGAACTGGCCGGCGCCCTCCAGATGCGCGCCAACCTGTTCGCCAACCGCACCGACTGGGCGGGCGACGCGGGCCGCGACGCCGACGAGTCCCTGGCGATCTACCGCCGCCTCGGGGACGCCTGGGGCGCCGCCGAGGCCCTCTCCGCCCGTGCCGAGGCCCGTGAGCGCGAGGGCGCCTACCTGCTCGCCGCCGCCGACTACGAGGCCGCCGCCGAGCACGCCGAACGCCTCGGCGCCCCCGCCCAGGTGGCCGTCCTCGGCGCCCGGCTCGGCAGCGCCCTGCTGGAGGCGGGCCGGGGCGAGGAGGGCGAACGCGTCCTGCGCGACGTCGTCGACCGGGCGCGCGGCATGATCCACAACGGGGCGATGCCCGCCGCCCGGCTCTTCCTGTCCGTACGGCTCGGCATGACCGGCCGGACCGCCGAGGCCCGTGAACAGGTGCGGCTGGTGCGCGAGGAGTTCGCCATCTCCCACTTCGTCGTCTTCGACGCCGTGATCCTCGCCATCGAAGCCTGGCTGGACACCCTGGAGGGGCTCGACGAGGAGTGCCTCGTCAAGTCCCGGCGGGTGCTGCGGCTCGCGGAGGACCCGCTGTCCGCGACCTTCGCCCCCAACATGCGCTCCGCCTACCTCACCGTCGCGGCCGCCGCCCTCGCCCGCGTCGACGGAGGCAGCCGCGCCCGCGACGCCGCCCGGCTGATCGGTGCCGCCGACGCGGCGCTGCCGCCGCGCCACGTGCTGTCCGCCCAGGAGCGGGACGCCCGCGCCCGCGCCGTGCGCCGCGCCGGACGGGCGCTCGGCCCCGAGGCGTACCGGGCCGCGTACGCGGAGGGCGGCGGCCTGTCCCCGCGGGAGGCCGCCGCCCTGGTCTGA
- a CDS encoding ABC transporter permease codes for MSAATLTAPTNAPDARIPLRAHLRHTGALVRRNLLWIRQDPESMFDALLFPIVFTLLFVYVFGGSIGQALGGGQDQYVQYVVPGLMAMMGMNMAMGVGTGFNTDFNSGVMDRFRSLPIGRGSVLFAKIAVELLRMLFATAVLMIVAVLVGFDITDWPGLLASVGLSAVFGSSVMWVFLTLGVVMKNAQSVQAMGFLVLMPLQFGSSIFAPPGSMPGWLEAFTRYNPLSTLADAARGLMTGGPVAHNLWITLGWSVALTAVMAPVAIHKFRTKS; via the coding sequence ATGAGCGCCGCCACCCTGACCGCCCCGACGAACGCGCCCGACGCCCGCATCCCGCTCCGCGCGCACCTGCGGCACACCGGCGCCCTGGTCCGGCGCAACCTGCTCTGGATCCGGCAGGACCCGGAGTCGATGTTCGACGCCCTGCTCTTCCCGATCGTCTTCACGCTGCTGTTCGTCTACGTCTTCGGCGGCTCCATCGGGCAGGCGCTCGGCGGCGGCCAGGACCAGTACGTGCAGTACGTGGTGCCCGGACTGATGGCCATGATGGGCATGAACATGGCCATGGGGGTCGGCACCGGGTTCAACACCGACTTCAACTCCGGCGTGATGGACCGCTTCCGGTCCCTGCCGATCGGGCGCGGCTCGGTGCTCTTCGCCAAGATCGCGGTGGAACTGCTGCGGATGCTGTTCGCCACCGCGGTGCTGATGATCGTCGCCGTGCTGGTCGGCTTCGACATCACCGACTGGCCGGGACTGCTGGCCTCGGTGGGGCTGTCCGCGGTCTTCGGCTCGTCCGTGATGTGGGTCTTCCTCACCCTCGGCGTGGTGATGAAGAACGCCCAGTCGGTGCAGGCGATGGGCTTCCTGGTGCTGATGCCGCTCCAGTTCGGCTCGTCCATCTTCGCCCCGCCCGGGTCGATGCCGGGCTGGCTGGAGGCGTTCACCCGCTACAACCCGCTCTCCACCCTCGCGGACGCCGCGCGCGGGCTGATGACGGGCGGCCCGGTCGCGCACAACCTGTGGATCACCCTGGGCTGGTCGGTGGCGCTCACCGCGGTCATGGCGCCGGTGGCCATCCACAAGTTCCGCACCAAGAGCTGA
- a CDS encoding ATP-binding cassette domain-containing protein, whose product MKDIDDAPTAADAAVTVRGLVKHYGETKALDGVDLDVREGTVMGVLGPNGAGKTTLVRILSTLITPDAGHAVVAGYDAVRQPRQLRRVIGLTGQYASVDEKLPGWENLYLIGRLLDLPRKEARARAGELLERFSLTEAAKRPAATYSGGMRRRLDLAASMIGRPAVLFLDEPTTGLDPRTRNEVWDEVKRMVGDGVTVLLTTQYMEEAEQLASELTVVDRGRVIAGGGIEELKARVGGRTLRIRPVDPAHLRPLAAFLDESGLTGLATATVDTRRDDVLVPILSDEQLTAVVGAVTARDITLASITTELPSLDEVFLSLTGHRAGAAQDSAPAETREEATV is encoded by the coding sequence ATGAAGGACATCGACGACGCCCCGACGGCCGCGGACGCCGCGGTCACCGTACGGGGACTGGTCAAGCACTACGGCGAGACCAAGGCGCTGGACGGGGTCGACCTGGACGTGCGCGAGGGCACCGTGATGGGCGTCCTCGGCCCCAACGGCGCCGGCAAGACCACCCTCGTGCGGATCCTGTCCACCCTCATCACCCCCGACGCGGGCCACGCCGTCGTCGCCGGGTACGACGCCGTGCGCCAGCCGCGCCAGTTGCGCCGGGTGATCGGGCTGACCGGACAGTACGCCTCCGTGGACGAGAAGCTCCCCGGCTGGGAGAACCTGTACCTGATCGGCCGGCTGCTCGACCTGCCCCGCAAGGAGGCCCGCGCCCGCGCCGGCGAACTGCTGGAGCGGTTCTCGCTGACCGAGGCCGCCAAACGGCCCGCCGCCACCTACTCCGGCGGCATGCGGCGCCGGCTGGACCTGGCCGCCTCCATGATCGGCCGTCCGGCCGTGCTCTTCCTCGACGAGCCGACCACCGGACTGGACCCGCGCACCCGCAACGAGGTGTGGGACGAGGTCAAGCGCATGGTCGGCGACGGCGTCACCGTGCTGCTCACCACCCAGTACATGGAGGAGGCCGAACAGCTCGCCTCCGAACTGACCGTGGTCGACCGCGGCCGGGTCATCGCCGGCGGCGGCATCGAGGAGCTGAAGGCCCGCGTCGGCGGGCGCACCCTGCGCATCCGCCCCGTCGACCCGGCCCATCTGCGCCCGCTCGCCGCCTTCCTGGACGAGTCCGGCCTCACCGGGCTCGCCACGGCGACGGTCGACACCCGGCGCGACGACGTCCTCGTCCCGATCCTCAGCGACGAGCAGCTCACCGCCGTGGTGGGCGCAGTCACCGCACGCGACATCACGCTCGCCTCCATCACCACCGAACTGCCCAGCCTGGACGAGGTCTTCCTGTCCCTCACCGGCCACCGCGCCGGTGCCGCGCAGGACTCCGCGCCCGCCGAGACCCGCGAGGAGGCCACCGTATGA
- the panB gene encoding 3-methyl-2-oxobutanoate hydroxymethyltransferase, with translation MTQLPAAPTPQRPPADAGKALYGGKSTRRITVRDIAAAKERGEKWPMLTAYDAMTASVYDEAGIPVILVGDSAGNCHLGYDTTVPVTLDEMTMLSAAVVRGTSRSLIVADLPFGTYQEGPVQALRSAMRLVKEAGAGAVKLEGGERSHRQIELLVESGVPVMAHIGLTPQSVNAMGYRVQGRGEEAAQQLLRDAKAVQDAGAFSVVLELVPAELAAEVTRTLHIPTVGIGAGAGTDAQVLVGTDMLGLTGGRVPKFVKKYADLRQVMGDAAKAFAEDVVGGTFPQEEHSVH, from the coding sequence ATGACGCAGCTTCCAGCTGCCCCGACGCCACAGCGTCCGCCCGCCGACGCCGGGAAGGCGCTGTACGGGGGCAAGAGCACCCGCCGCATCACCGTCCGCGACATCGCCGCCGCCAAGGAGCGCGGCGAGAAGTGGCCCATGCTCACCGCGTACGACGCGATGACCGCGTCCGTCTACGACGAGGCCGGCATCCCGGTGATCCTCGTGGGCGACTCCGCGGGCAACTGCCACCTGGGCTACGACACCACCGTGCCGGTGACGCTGGACGAGATGACCATGCTCTCCGCCGCCGTGGTCCGGGGCACGAGCCGTTCCCTGATCGTCGCCGACCTGCCCTTCGGCACGTACCAGGAGGGGCCCGTGCAGGCGCTGCGCTCGGCGATGCGGCTGGTCAAGGAGGCCGGGGCCGGGGCGGTCAAGCTGGAGGGCGGCGAGCGCTCGCACCGGCAGATCGAGCTGCTGGTGGAGTCCGGCGTCCCGGTGATGGCGCACATCGGCCTGACCCCGCAGTCCGTCAACGCCATGGGCTACCGCGTCCAGGGCCGCGGCGAGGAGGCGGCCCAGCAACTGCTGCGGGACGCCAAGGCGGTGCAGGACGCGGGCGCCTTCTCGGTGGTGCTGGAGCTGGTCCCGGCCGAGCTGGCCGCCGAGGTGACGCGCACCCTGCACATCCCCACCGTGGGCATCGGCGCCGGGGCCGGCACGGACGCCCAGGTGCTGGTGGGCACCGACATGCTCGGGCTGACCGGCGGCCGGGTGCCGAAGTTCGTCAAGAAGTACGCCGACCTGCGCCAGGTCATGGGCGACGCGGCGAAGGCGTTCGCCGAGGACGTCGTCGGCGGAACGTTCCCGCAGGAGGAGCACTCCGTCCACTGA
- a CDS encoding endonuclease/exonuclease/phosphatase family protein gives MAQQAYMAETDGGGPGTGRPGGRFRRLLRRLTDGWRGDRRIWRRGLLTAAVAVGLAAVMAAHSRIPNAVGNLGSLTETFLPWCGLLLPVLLLIALVRRSATALIALVLPVAVWLDLFGGLLFDKTGTGGDLMVVSHNVNADNADPSGTARSVADSGADVLALEELKASAVPVYERTLATTYEHHAVVGTVGLWSKYPISDVRAVDIKLGWKRAMRATVATPSGPVAVYVAHLPSVRVKLEAGFTARQRDKSADALGEAIADEALPRKILLGDLNGTMNDRALNAITSQLRSPQGAAGDGFGFSWPAAFPMARIDQILTTGVEPVSSWTLPQTGSDHLPIAARVKVDTETS, from the coding sequence ATGGCGCAGCAGGCGTACATGGCGGAGACGGACGGGGGCGGTCCGGGAACCGGGCGCCCGGGGGGCCGGTTCCGGCGCCTGTTGCGGAGGCTGACCGACGGCTGGCGCGGCGACCGGCGGATCTGGCGCCGGGGCCTGCTCACCGCGGCGGTGGCCGTGGGGCTGGCCGCGGTGATGGCCGCGCACTCGCGCATCCCGAACGCGGTCGGCAACCTCGGCAGCCTCACGGAGACCTTCCTGCCGTGGTGCGGTCTGCTCCTGCCGGTCCTGCTGCTGATCGCGCTGGTCCGCCGTTCCGCCACGGCGCTGATCGCCCTGGTGCTGCCGGTCGCCGTGTGGCTGGACCTCTTCGGCGGCCTCCTCTTCGACAAGACCGGCACCGGAGGGGACCTCATGGTCGTCTCCCACAACGTCAACGCCGACAACGCCGACCCGTCCGGCACCGCCCGCTCCGTGGCCGACTCCGGCGCGGACGTGCTCGCCCTGGAGGAGCTGAAGGCGTCCGCCGTCCCCGTCTACGAACGGACACTGGCGACGACCTACGAGCACCACGCGGTGGTCGGCACGGTCGGCCTGTGGAGCAAGTACCCGATCAGCGACGTACGGGCGGTCGACATCAAGCTCGGCTGGAAGCGCGCCATGCGCGCCACCGTCGCCACCCCCTCCGGGCCGGTCGCCGTGTACGTCGCCCACCTGCCCTCCGTCCGGGTGAAGCTGGAGGCCGGGTTCACCGCCCGGCAGCGCGACAAGAGCGCCGACGCGCTCGGCGAGGCCATCGCCGACGAGGCGCTGCCGCGCAAGATCCTCCTCGGCGACCTCAACGGCACCATGAACGACCGCGCGCTGAACGCCATCACCTCCCAACTGCGCTCCCCGCAGGGCGCCGCCGGCGACGGCTTCGGCTTCAGTTGGCCGGCGGCCTTCCCGATGGCCCGTATCGACCAGATCCTGACCACCGGGGTGGAACCGGTGAGCAGTTGGACCCTTCCGCAGACCGGAAGCGACCACCTGCCGATCGCCGCGCGGGTGAAGGTCGACACAGAGACCTCCTGA
- a CDS encoding ATP-binding cassette domain-containing protein: MPISYVDCSFGYRRGVPVVSSLDFTFPTGNTVFLGPNGAGKSTLLKLAASALSPTSGTVGYAGLETGSRRALREYRRRIAWMPQNIECVAGLTAREQVAYVGWLKGLSKAAAWEKAESALTRVELGKHVDRKVSELSGGQLRRVGVAQSLVHDAEVLLLDEPTAGMDPRQRRVFHDVLEQLRGHVDVVLSTHDVADLESAYDSVVVLLDGEVEFHGAIPEFLAMAPPGTPPGRLAEAAYHALTESGSLCDS; the protein is encoded by the coding sequence ATGCCCATCTCCTATGTGGACTGTTCCTTCGGCTATCGCCGGGGGGTTCCCGTTGTCTCTTCGCTCGACTTCACCTTCCCGACGGGGAACACGGTTTTCCTCGGGCCGAACGGAGCCGGGAAGAGCACATTACTGAAACTTGCCGCGTCCGCGCTGTCACCGACCTCGGGAACAGTCGGCTACGCGGGACTTGAGACCGGTTCCCGCCGGGCCCTGAGGGAATACCGGCGCAGAATCGCGTGGATGCCCCAGAACATCGAATGCGTCGCGGGACTGACGGCGCGTGAGCAGGTCGCCTACGTCGGCTGGCTCAAGGGGCTTTCCAAAGCAGCCGCATGGGAGAAGGCCGAAAGCGCCCTCACCCGCGTGGAGCTGGGAAAACACGTGGACCGGAAGGTGTCCGAACTGTCCGGTGGGCAACTCCGCCGGGTGGGTGTGGCTCAATCGCTCGTGCACGATGCGGAGGTTCTCCTGCTGGACGAGCCAACGGCGGGCATGGACCCGCGCCAGCGCAGAGTCTTTCACGATGTCCTGGAGCAACTGCGGGGCCACGTCGACGTGGTGCTGTCCACACACGACGTAGCCGATCTCGAATCCGCCTACGACTCGGTTGTGGTCCTGCTGGACGGCGAGGTCGAGTTCCACGGTGCCATCCCGGAATTCCTTGCCATGGCCCCGCCCGGCACCCCGCCCGGCCGCCTCGCCGAGGCTGCCTACCACGCGCTGACGGAGAGTGGGTCGCTGTGCGATTCCTGA
- the glnA gene encoding type I glutamate--ammonia ligase, producing MDKQQEFVIRTLEERDIRFVRLWFTDVLGFLKSVAVAPAELEQAFDEGIGFDGSAIEGFARVYESDMIAKPDPSTFQVLPWRAEAPGTARMFCDILMPDGSPSFADPRYVLKRALARTSDLGFTFYTHPEIEFFLLKDKPVDGTVPTPADNSGYFDHTPQNIGMDFRRKAITMLESMGISVEFSHHEGAPGQQEIDLRYADALSTADNIMTFRLIMKQVALEQGLQATFMPKPFSEHPGSGMHSHLSLFEGDRNAFYESGAEYQLSKIGRSFIAGLLRHAAETSAVTNQWVNSYKRIWGGSERTAGAGGEAPSYICWGHNNRSALVRVPMYKPGKTGSARVEVRSIDSGANPYLTYAVLLAAGLKGVEEGYELPPGAEDDVWALSDAERRALGIEPLPQNLGEALALMERSDLVAETLGEHVFDFFLRNKRQEWEEYRSQVTAFELRKNLPVL from the coding sequence ATGGACAAGCAACAGGAGTTCGTGATCCGGACGCTGGAGGAGCGCGACATCCGGTTCGTGCGCCTGTGGTTCACGGACGTGCTGGGCTTCCTCAAGTCGGTGGCCGTGGCCCCGGCCGAGCTGGAGCAGGCGTTCGACGAGGGCATCGGCTTCGACGGCTCCGCCATCGAGGGCTTCGCCCGGGTCTACGAGTCCGACATGATCGCCAAGCCGGACCCGTCGACGTTCCAGGTGCTGCCCTGGCGGGCGGAGGCCCCCGGCACGGCCCGGATGTTCTGCGACATCCTCATGCCGGACGGCTCGCCGTCCTTCGCCGACCCGCGCTACGTCCTCAAGCGCGCGCTGGCCCGCACCTCCGACCTGGGCTTCACCTTCTACACGCACCCGGAGATCGAGTTCTTCCTGCTGAAGGACAAGCCGGTGGACGGCACGGTGCCGACGCCCGCCGACAACTCCGGGTACTTCGACCACACCCCGCAGAACATCGGCATGGACTTCCGCCGCAAGGCCATCACCATGCTGGAGTCGATGGGGATCTCGGTGGAGTTCTCCCACCACGAGGGCGCCCCGGGCCAGCAGGAGATCGACCTGCGGTACGCGGACGCGCTCTCCACGGCCGACAACATCATGACCTTCCGCCTGATCATGAAGCAGGTCGCGCTGGAGCAGGGCCTGCAGGCCACGTTCATGCCGAAGCCCTTCTCGGAGCACCCCGGCTCGGGCATGCACTCGCACCTGTCGCTCTTCGAGGGCGACCGCAACGCCTTCTACGAGTCCGGCGCGGAGTACCAGCTCTCCAAGATCGGCCGTTCCTTCATCGCGGGCCTGCTGCGGCACGCGGCGGAGACCTCGGCGGTCACCAACCAGTGGGTCAACTCCTACAAGCGCATCTGGGGCGGCTCCGAGCGCACCGCCGGCGCGGGCGGCGAGGCCCCCTCGTACATCTGCTGGGGCCACAACAACCGCTCGGCGCTGGTCCGGGTGCCGATGTACAAGCCCGGCAAGACCGGCTCCGCGCGGGTCGAGGTCCGTTCCATCGACTCCGGCGCCAACCCGTACCTGACCTACGCGGTGCTGCTGGCGGCCGGTCTGAAGGGCGTCGAGGAGGGCTACGAACTCCCGCCGGGCGCCGAGGACGACGTGTGGGCCCTCTCCGACGCGGAACGCCGCGCGCTGGGCATCGAGCCGCTGCCGCAGAACCTGGGCGAGGCCCTCGCCCTGATGGAACGCAGCGACCTGGTCGCCGAGACCCTCGGCGAGCACGTCTTCGACTTCTTCCTCCGCAACAAGCGCCAGGAATGGGAGGAGTACCGCTCCCAGGTCACGGCCTTCGAACTCCGCAAGAACCTGCCGGTGTTGTAG